In Camarhynchus parvulus unplaced genomic scaffold, STF_HiC, whole genome shotgun sequence, a single genomic region encodes these proteins:
- the LOC115916798 gene encoding proline-rich transmembrane protein 1-like, producing GSAPPPRPPFALQLQPCGPGGFVPVYPAAQTFGSAPAGPGPLPGSVGGAGGAPLGPPLGLGVPEGHRGSLPHDYLPIAVLTTLCCFWPTGVVAIVKAVQVRTAVARGDIVSAEIASREARNFSFISLAVGIAAIVLCTILTVVIIIAAQHQDNDWDP from the exons GGTTCGGcgccccccccccgccccccgtTCGCGCTGCAGCTGCAGCCGTGCGGCCCCGGCGGCTTCGTGCCCGTGTACCCCGCGGCACAG ACTTTTGGCTCCgcccccgccggccccggccctTTGCCCGGCTCggtgggcggggccgggggggctccCCTGGGGCCCCCgctgggtctgggggtgccCGAGGGGCACCGGGGGTCCCTCCCCCACGATTACCTGCCCATCGCCGTGCTGACCACgctctgctgcttctggccCACGGGCGTGGTGGCCATCGTCAAGGCCGTGCAG GTGCGCACGGCGGTGGCGCGTGGCGACATCGTGTCGGCCGAGATCGCCTCGAGGGAGGCGCGGAACTTCTCCTTCATCAGCCTGGCCGTGGGCATCGCCGCCATCGTGCTCTGCACCATCCTCACCGTGGTCATCATCATCGCCGCCCAGCACCAGGACAACGACTGggacccctga